In Chanodichthys erythropterus isolate Z2021 chromosome 18, ASM2448905v1, whole genome shotgun sequence, the following are encoded in one genomic region:
- the LOC137006528 gene encoding zona pellucida sperm-binding protein 3-like, translating to MELLQGVLVVVVLVAFDLSGAWGSLRYSQSPRSMRPKSDPASNSPARSPLGLWNPLQVASQFQSPLSSVSRHLAQDPFGLQEKQLLQGPVKPLDWKYPVVPEVQRELAVDFQLRQPVTPSSVAVQCSENRVLVEVQQDLFSNGQLIQPTGLSLGGCPVVGQDTASRVLIFEYELQDCNSVQMMTEDELVYTFSLTYTPEALAGTPITRADGAVVGIQCHYQRLQNVSSDALRPTWVPYASAEVGEEVLLFSLKLMMDDWSYQRPSNSYFLGGVINVEASVKVYNHVPLRVFVDSCVATQGPDVNSLPRYSFIENHGCFVDAKATASSSRFMPRSQEDKIQFQLEAFVFQESSSPSIYITCILKATIASVPSDAQRKSCSFANGWFAADGNNQVCGCCDSTCGPDGGFAASPYGGIQWEGKASLGPVMVQEQKAVSQ from the exons ATGGAGCTTCTGCAAGGTGTGTTAGTGGTGGTTGTGCTTGTTGCATTTGATTTGTCTGGTGCATGGGGAAGTTTGAGGTACAGTCAAAGTCCAAGAAGCATGAGGCCAAAATCAGATCCAGCTTCCAACAGTCCTGCCCGTTCTCCTCTAGGGCTCTGGAACCCTTTGCAAGTGGCTTCTCAGTTTCAGAGTCCTCTGAGTTCTGTCTCAAGACACCTTGCACAGGATCCTTTTGGTCTTCAGGAGAAGCAGCTGTTGCAGGGTCCAGTGAAGCCTTTGGATTGGAAGTATCCTGTTGTTCCTGAGGTGCAGAGAGAGTTGGCAGTGGACTTCCAGTTGAGGCAACCTGTGACTCCCAGCAGTGTCGCTGTTCAATGCAGTGAGAACCGGGTACTTGTAGAGGTCCAGCAGGACTTGTTCAGCAATGGTCAGTTGATCCAGCCAACTGGTCTGTCTCTAGGTGGATGTCCTGTTGTTGGTCAGGACACTGCATCTAGGGTGCTCATCTTTGAGTATGAACTACAGGACTGCAACAGCGTGCAGATG ATGACTGAGGACGAGCTTGTCTACACCTTCTCTCTCACCTACACCCCTGAGGCACTTGCTGGTACTCCAATCACCCGGGCTGATGGTGCAGTTGTTGGCATTCAATGCCATTATCAAAG ACTTCAAAATGTAAGCAGTGATGCCTTGAGGCCAACATGGGTCCCTTATGCCTCAGCGGAGGTTGGTGAAGAAGTCTTGCTGTTCTCCCTGAAGCTCATGATGG atgaCTGGTCCTATCAGAGGCCTTCAAACTCTTACTTTCTGGGTGGCGTTATTAACGTTGAGGCGTCTGTGAAGGTGTACAATCATGTGCCTCTGCGTGTGTTTGTGGACAGCTGTGTGGCCACTCAAGGACCAGATGTGAACTCCCTTCCGAGATATTCCTTCATTGAGAATCACGG GTGTTTTGTGGATGCCAAGGCTACAGCTTCCAGCTCCCGCTTCATGCCTCGGTCCCAGGAAGACAAGATCCAGTTCCAGCTGGAGGCGTTTGTGTTCCAGGAGAGCTCCAGTCCTTCT ATCTACATAACCTGTATTCTGAAGGCCACTATTGCTTCTGTACCAAGTGATGCTCAGCGCAAATCCTGTTCCTTCGCTAATGG GTGGTTTGCTGCTGATGGAAACAACCAAGTTTGTGGTTGCTGTGACTCCACATGTGGTCCTGATGGTGGATTTGCTGCTTCTCCCTATGGAG GCATTCAGTGGGAAGGCAAGGCATCACTTGGTCCCGTAATGGTTCAAGAGCAAAaggctgtttctcaataa